A genomic stretch from Gammaproteobacteria bacterium includes:
- the parE gene encoding DNA topoisomerase IV subunit B, producing MSHTYDAAAIEVLTGLEPVRKRPGMYTDTTRPNHLAQEVIDNAVDEAMAGHARRIDVILYKDGSLEVRDDGRGMPVDMHPGENAPGVEVILTRLHAGGKFSNKNYRFSGGLHGVGVSVVNALSRHLEVWVRRGGREYNMAFGGGEKVSDLAVVGKVGRHNTGTTLRFWPDAKYFDSPRFSVPRLRHALKAKAVLCPGLRVTFTNEAAGETEEWRYEAGLKDYLLEAVTAWERLPEEPFLGSMAGHNEAADWAVLWLPEGGDLVTESYVNLIPTVQGGTHVNGLRTGLTEAIREFCEFRNLTPRSVRIAPEDVWERCAYVLSVKLGEPQFSGQTKERLSSRECAVFVSGVVKDAFSLWLNQHVAEGERIAQLAISNAQSRLRAGKKVARKKITAGPALPGKLADCTAQDLSRTELFLVEGDSAGGSAKQARNKEFQAVMPLRGKILNTWEVDPAAVLGSQEVHDIAVAMGVEPGSNNLSGLRYGKLCILADADSDGAHIATLLCALFLRHFRPLVAHGHVFVAMPPLYRIDVGKEVYYALDDAEKQGILDRIAADNKKGRVGVQRFKGLGEMNPLQLRETTMDPDTRRLVQLTVEAGDDTDALLDMLLARKRAQDRRAWLEEKGDRAEVL from the coding sequence ATGAGTCACACTTACGACGCCGCCGCCATCGAAGTGCTCACCGGCTTGGAGCCGGTGCGCAAGCGGCCGGGCATGTACACCGACACCACCCGCCCCAATCATCTGGCCCAGGAAGTGATCGACAACGCCGTGGACGAAGCCATGGCCGGCCACGCCCGGCGTATCGACGTCATTTTGTACAAGGACGGTTCCCTGGAGGTGCGCGACGACGGCCGCGGCATGCCGGTGGACATGCATCCGGGCGAAAACGCGCCGGGGGTGGAGGTGATCCTCACGCGCCTGCACGCGGGTGGCAAGTTTTCCAACAAGAACTACCGCTTCTCCGGCGGCTTGCACGGCGTGGGCGTGTCGGTGGTGAATGCCTTGTCCAGACATCTGGAAGTATGGGTGCGGCGCGGCGGCCGGGAATACAACATGGCCTTTGGCGGAGGGGAGAAAGTCTCGGACCTGGCGGTGGTGGGCAAGGTGGGCAGGCACAACACCGGCACCACCTTGCGTTTTTGGCCCGACGCGAAGTATTTCGACAGCCCCAGGTTTTCCGTGCCCCGCCTCCGGCACGCCTTGAAGGCCAAAGCCGTGTTGTGTCCCGGCTTGCGCGTGACGTTCACCAATGAAGCGGCGGGCGAAACAGAGGAATGGCGGTATGAAGCTGGACTGAAAGACTATTTGCTGGAAGCCGTGACTGCTTGGGAGCGTTTGCCGGAAGAACCCTTTCTCGGGTCCATGGCCGGCCACAACGAGGCGGCGGACTGGGCCGTGTTGTGGCTGCCGGAAGGTGGCGACTTGGTCACCGAAAGTTACGTGAACCTCATTCCCACGGTCCAGGGCGGCACCCACGTGAACGGCTTGCGCACGGGTTTGACGGAAGCCATCCGCGAGTTTTGTGAATTCCGCAATCTCACCCCCCGCAGCGTGCGCATCGCGCCGGAAGACGTGTGGGAACGTTGCGCTTACGTCTTGTCGGTGAAACTGGGCGAGCCCCAGTTCAGCGGCCAGACCAAAGAACGCCTGTCCTCGCGGGAATGCGCGGTCTTCGTCTCCGGCGTGGTGAAGGATGCCTTCAGCTTGTGGCTCAATCAACACGTGGCAGAGGGCGAGCGCATTGCCCAACTTGCCATCAGCAATGCCCAGTCCCGTTTGCGGGCGGGAAAAAAAGTCGCGCGCAAAAAAATCACCGCCGGGCCGGCGTTGCCCGGCAAGCTGGCGGATTGTACGGCGCAGGACTTGTCCCGCACCGAATTGTTTTTGGTGGAGGGCGATTCCGCCGGCGGTTCCGCCAAACAAGCGCGCAATAAAGAATTCCAGGCCGTTATGCCGCTGCGCGGCAAAATTCTCAACACCTGGGAAGTGGACCCGGCCGCAGTGCTGGGCTCGCAGGAAGTGCACGACATCGCCGTGGCCATGGGCGTGGAACCCGGCTCCAACAACTTAAGCGGCCTGCGCTATGGCAAACTGTGTATCCTGGCCGATGCCGATTCCGATGGCGCCCACATCGCCACGCTGCTCTGCGCCTTGTTTTTGCGCCACTTCCGCCCCCTGGTGGCCCACGGTCACGTGTTCGTCGCCATGCCGCCGCTGTACCGCATCGATGTGGGCAAAGAGGTCTACTACGCCCTGGATGATGCCGAAAAACAAGGCATCCTCGACCGCATCGCCGCCGACAACAAGAAAGGCAGGGTGGGCGTGCAACGCTTCAAAGGCCTGGGCGAA